The region GGTCGTCCGACTTCGGCCACAGTCCGTGGTTGTATAACCTGTGTGTTTTGGCTCAGGTTCAAACTTACGATATGtacttaattatttttcttctCTGCTTATTCGTCATCGACGTGTTAGCGTAAAGCTCCTGCAAATTATTCCACTAAACTAGTTCGCCTACTTCTGGAGTTGACGATATGAAATCGTTCCAGGATTCAAACGATTCTGCTATTGATTCCACTCCATCTCCGACGTCTATTGCCTTTAGGAAATCGACTACGTCCCATCCTTCTGCGCGGGagtgttattattttctttacCTGGAGGCTTCTTCGCGTGCGATCGTGATATCTCTCTCTTCTCGCTTTCAATTTCCAGGGTCTTTTGCTGCTTTAAGAACTTTCTGAACGTTTTCATGTCCAGGTATTTCCTTGGCCTCCTTATAGGAGGGCCTATGTGCGGGTCATTAATCTGGATTCTGAGCATTAAACGTACCTAGATCATCTTGGGACTCGTTAGAAAGAACTGGAGATGTCCTTAAGGCccttttaaatattctaaaATTGCGATATGTGAGTAAGCTGGAAAAATTAGGATTGTTGCCTAATACTGCGGTTACTCTTGAAACTAtcattaaacataaatactAATATTCAGTGCTTATTTTATAACAGTAATTAGATGACAAATATGTCTATTGTGTGTGCTTCTATGTTGTTTGTGTTTGGGGATAACcgtgttacacatttacattttattataattttcttttttcaatattttaaataattatatgtatcatactcaattttatttttatgtaatttaatagTGATATggatttatatactttaGTATATCCTTTTCACTAGTTATTGACTATTCAACATGGTAATCTCGcttgtttattataaatggACAAAGATTCTCCCCGAAATACACAGATCACaaagtttaaaacaattcCGCACATCAATGTAACTGACTTAATACCACTTCGCcatgttattattgtaaaatCGCAATCAGATGTAAAGACCAGGAAGAAAAGGCGGACTTCTCGCCGCAACTTCGTGAACGAGGTTGAAAGCGACTCCGACGACGCCACGGTCGTCGACCTGGACGACACGTTGAAGTCTGAATTCCCTCAAACTTCCGTGACTCCCAGGGAGTTCACCctcaagttcaacaggATTCTGGCGTACATGGACGAACTGGCCGAGGTCGCCGCCGGCGTCGAAATCGAGGGCTCCAAGGCCGAGTCCTCCGACTTCGAGACCCTGACGCCCGAGAAGATAAACCGCCTGAAGGTCTACGCTTCTCTAAATCGCATTTTGTACCGGCACCTGCGAACTCCCACCATTCACGAAGTGATCACTGTTGCTACGAACATGAATATGAAAGAGGCTGAATCCTGCGGATTCAGCTTCAACATAGACGTCGATTACGACGATAACCCCTGGTCCGAGgtgaacctgttcaacttcTTCAAGCACAGGGTCCCTCTGCACACCTACGGGCTCGTTTCGGGCGCCCTCAAGTTCACCTGTCCCAGCGTTTCCAGGCACATTCACTCTCACCTGCTCATGTCTGGCCCCAAGTGCGCCACCAGTGCTCTCACGTTCCACAGGAGGGCCACTGAGGCCTATTTCAGGAACAACGCTGACGCCAATGCTGAGATTGTGGACGACGGCGAGTCCATTGTCACTTTCAGCTTCTACCACAACGTCCGCGGGCACAAGTACAAGGAGTTCGACGTTCTCTCCTCTCAGACTCTCGCACACTTGACTGACTCCTTCCGCTGCTCCTCGCAGATAATTTCCGGAGACTTTGACCTCGGGGTTAAGGTACGTTCATCGATCATGTATATGCATGTTCACATCTCACTTTAGGGATCGTGCTATTTCATCAACGGGGTGCTGTATCCTGACCTACGCGATGGAGCTTGTGACTACTCTGAAAGTCTCCTGGAGTTTTACGCTGCCAGCAAGCCTGGCTTTCTCAGGTCCGAGGTGCCTCTTCGCCAGGACGCCGCCGTTGTAGGCAACCTGGAGCTCAGATTGTACGATTCTGGCTACTTTCTTCACCACGGCGACTGCGAGCACAGGCTTACAGTAACCAGTGTGCGCGTGTTCGACAGGACCAGGGACTGTCCCATCGTCAGGTGCTATCCTCTCTGCACGTTCACTCCTAACACGAACAAGCTGGACTGTCAGATTTGCGGCACCAATGAGGCCGCGAAGACTGTTTTCAACTCACTCCTTCTTCCCAACAATCCGTCGCATCTCTGCTCTGATTGCTATGGTCACGTTCGGAACATCAAACTCGGCTCAGACGTTTATTTTGACAACAAGCTGACTCCTTCCATTGCGATAGAGTATAATCAGGACTGATTGGTCTCgaaaattttagtttaaatctGGAATCGTGTACATATCTACATGTCAGGACTAGGGTGTATACAGTGCTGGTGTCCGTGTGTAAACTGCACGTACCTTGCATAAACTCTCGGAATCGGGggataaatttaaattcatgtattttttaagtCTAAAACTGCTGATGTGGAATAAATTTACTGGTCAACTCGGCAGTTTCACGCTTCCCCATTTGCTATATCTACTGCTTGGGGCTTCTCTAAATTCTGAATGATTAtctcattattttttttatatttacctTAGCTTAATTTACAGTATTCGGTTACATTGTGTTGTGACTATTTAGTTAttctttcttttcttttttgaGCTTTTCAGCACTACAATTCATTAGTTGCTTTTTGAGCTCTCATCTTGTTTCATTGCAAACTAATTTACCTTTTCGCTTTCAGTATTGCCATAAATTTCAATTACGATGGGTAAACTATTGAAGCCTGGGCGCGTTGTTATTCTTCTCTCAGGTCGCAGGGCCG is a window of Theileria orientalis strain Shintoku DNA, chromosome 2, complete genome DNA encoding:
- a CDS encoding uncharacterized protein (proteinase inhibitor I14/I15, hirudin/antistatin domain containing protein) is translated as MDKDSPRNTQITKFKTIPHINVTDLIPLRHVIIVKSQSDVKTRKKRRTSRRNFVNEVESDSDDATVVDLDDTLKSEFPQTSVTPREFTLKFNRILAYMDELAEVAAGVEIEGSKAESSDFETLTPEKINRLKVYASLNRILYRHLRTPTIHEVITVATNMNMKEAESCGFSFNIDVDYDDNPWSEVNLFNFFKHRVPLHTYGLVSGALKFTCPSVSRHIHSHLLMSGPKCATSALTFHRRATEAYFRNNADANAEIVDDGESIVTFSFYHNVRGHKYKEFDVLSSQTLAHLTDSFRCSSQIISGDFDLGVKGSCYFINGVLYPDLRDGACDYSESLLEFYAASKPGFLRSEVPLRQDAAVVGNLELRLYDSGYFLHHGDCEHRLTVTSVRVFDRTRDCPIVRCYPLCTFTPNTNKLDCQICGTNEAAKTVFNSLLLPNNPSHLCSDCYGHVRNIKLGSDVYFDNKLTPSIAIEYNQD
- a CDS encoding homeodomain-like containing protein, which translates into the protein MIVSRVTAVLGNNPNFSSLLTYRNFRIFKRALRTSPVLSNESQDDLGPPIRRPRKYLDMKTFRKFLKQQKTLEIESEKREISRSHAKKPPEGWDVVDFLKAIDVGDGVESIAESFESWNDFISSTPEELYANTSMTNKQRRKIIKYISLYNHGLWPKSDDQDYVKAFQAPALENEGKPWDEESDRELLRLAEYYHADFGDPWLYISWDMQRTIEDVQDRYTEIAIKPKYKNDKCDFGVTRCHQPLLMNRKFKMCPPFLYIVPSEENFPLAEIHTGEGDKTVKEAKEVFSPKFLKYRNPSIF